In Mycoavidus cysteinexigens, a genomic segment contains:
- a CDS encoding phage tail tape measure protein: protein MVVDEFLFKLGVVADLKQAQHFRQTLSDVARKASIATTAVGALAGGLTAFFAKALTGLNTLNQAARETGVSAEYLQQLGFAAAQNGASLEAATASVRGLSKVIGEAANGIGRGARAFEHYGLSAKNANGSIKLVTQMMDELQDKMQRLSDPQRSAFLQKMGIDASMLQTLRLSKAELLELMQEAQDLGIATQEQADRASAWGDAMARMGWIFKSLRTQIALGLAPQLILLADRFKAFLLRNKELIRDGLRRFIDIVFATVQALYHSGIAIDRVIRHTIGWKAALWALVGVLAWVKRATIAAFIVNPVAWLAAAIAGLIVLIDDLMTHIQGGEATLAKFWSFLGKGIQYAKNGFVQCQAYLARFQKTLAQVAGKIKTLFDSTLAQLVKLTRQTWESILAKGSALVTRLKTLFLSLLESARTLWTNITDGIAQAFETAFNRIQCAWDNVFGWISKGWAKLQSSFRWMGEKLNLTQAIDISQAVNLASASAHPAAHQSNTVTHHTTHHAQRTQQQTVNQDIKIHIASSDPVAAGRATVDALRQQRIATHNSHSAAKL, encoded by the coding sequence ATGGTCGTTGACGAATTTCTCTTTAAGCTCGGCGTCGTCGCGGATCTTAAGCAAGCTCAGCACTTTCGCCAAACGCTTTCTGATGTCGCCCGCAAAGCTTCGATTGCTACAACCGCCGTGGGCGCACTGGCAGGCGGCCTCACCGCTTTCTTTGCCAAAGCGCTGACGGGCCTCAATACGCTGAATCAAGCGGCGCGCGAAACCGGCGTCAGCGCTGAATATTTACAGCAGCTCGGCTTTGCTGCGGCGCAAAATGGCGCGTCTCTTGAAGCGGCCACCGCTTCGGTACGCGGGCTCTCTAAAGTCATCGGCGAGGCAGCCAATGGCATAGGACGTGGCGCACGCGCTTTTGAGCATTACGGCTTAAGCGCCAAAAACGCCAATGGCTCGATTAAATTGGTCACGCAAATGATGGATGAATTGCAAGACAAAATGCAGCGCCTCTCTGATCCTCAGCGCAGCGCCTTTTTACAAAAGATGGGTATCGATGCGTCGATGCTGCAAACGCTGCGCTTATCCAAAGCTGAGCTGCTCGAGCTGATGCAAGAGGCACAGGATTTAGGGATAGCGACACAAGAGCAAGCCGATAGGGCTTCTGCCTGGGGCGATGCAATGGCCCGCATGGGCTGGATATTCAAGTCTTTGCGTACACAAATTGCGTTGGGCTTAGCGCCTCAGTTAATTCTACTCGCGGATCGCTTCAAAGCTTTTTTGTTACGCAATAAAGAACTCATTCGGGATGGGTTGCGCCGGTTCATCGACATCGTTTTTGCTACCGTACAGGCCCTTTATCACTCCGGCATCGCCATCGATCGCGTGATCCGTCATACGATCGGCTGGAAAGCGGCTCTATGGGCTTTAGTGGGTGTCTTAGCTTGGGTTAAACGTGCGACGATTGCAGCCTTTATCGTCAATCCTGTTGCTTGGCTCGCTGCGGCTATCGCAGGGCTAATTGTCTTGATCGATGACTTGATGACCCATATCCAGGGCGGGGAAGCCACTTTGGCCAAATTTTGGAGTTTTCTTGGCAAGGGAATCCAATATGCCAAGAATGGATTTGTTCAGTGCCAAGCTTATTTAGCCCGTTTTCAAAAGACTCTGGCGCAGGTGGCTGGCAAAATCAAAACACTTTTTGATTCAACCTTGGCTCAGTTGGTTAAGCTCACTCGTCAAACCTGGGAAAGCATCCTGGCCAAGGGTTCTGCACTTGTTACCCGCCTTAAAACGCTATTTCTCTCGCTCTTGGAATCCGCTCGCACGCTATGGACGAATATCACGGATGGGATTGCTCAGGCTTTTGAAACGGCCTTTAACCGCATACAGTGCGCCTGGGACAACGTGTTTGGATGGATCTCGAAAGGGTGGGCCAAACTTCAATCCAGCTTCCGTTGGATGGGCGAAAAACTGAATCTGACACAAGCCATTGATATTTCTCAAGCCGTCAACCTGGCTTCAGCTTCCGCTCATCCAGCTGCGCATCAAAGTAACACTGTGACCCACCATACGACACATCATGCGCAGCGCACTCAGCAACAGACAGTCAATCAAGACATTAAAATTCATATCGCCTCTTCCGATCCCGTCGCAGCAGGCCGCGCCACCGTAGATGCACTGCGTCAACAACGCATTGCTACGCATAATAGCCACAGTGCGGCCAAGCTATGA
- a CDS encoding DUF3383 domain-containing protein, with amino-acid sequence MATSLPLSEIINVQLNVQPLAPSRRDFGVLNLMTPEAGQVFNDAHTLYAEFANANSVEQAFGSHSTTAQAARLFFAQTPRPKRLVVSRWVRIKRTIAATHSKLYGGPMTAPLEQLKAISVGYFSIKVGSSLKNYSKINLSSANTHEEIATLITAKTSADKLTVRWDSTGQRFIVEADQAGASRTLSLMNSDGQPLTVSSSPSYLGTLLKLDSADAYSVAGTDAVTLEAQSLTEALSQLEARFNHWYALNILHPLTDVQIKEVANWVLAADKKILGLTTSNPQHLEPSFLNVFKQLADQKNERVVALYDKDNPHEVLSWLARALSVNFAGNNTTITMKFKQLPGVTPHPLTLTEANQCKALGINYYTYFDETAMVAEGTVLGGRFFDEVHSLDWFVDAVQKEVVATLHRSPTKIPLTDAGTHQLLAAVEKVCREGVHNGAFAAGVWRGDPFGHCHTGERLEEGFYVWVDTVDRLSSSDREARKAPPIQVALKLAGAIHAADILINFDR; translated from the coding sequence ATGGCGACTTCGCTGCCTCTTAGCGAAATTATCAATGTTCAACTCAACGTCCAACCCCTCGCCCCAAGCCGACGGGATTTTGGCGTGTTGAATCTAATGACCCCTGAAGCCGGTCAGGTGTTTAATGATGCCCATACGCTGTATGCTGAATTTGCGAATGCTAACAGCGTTGAGCAAGCTTTTGGCAGCCATAGCACCACCGCTCAGGCCGCTCGCCTCTTCTTTGCTCAAACCCCACGTCCTAAACGCCTGGTGGTTTCGCGCTGGGTTCGTATTAAACGCACGATAGCTGCAACCCACTCTAAACTCTATGGCGGACCGATGACCGCCCCATTAGAACAACTCAAAGCGATCTCTGTTGGCTATTTCTCGATTAAGGTCGGTTCCTCCCTTAAAAACTACTCCAAAATCAATCTCTCTAGTGCCAATACGCATGAAGAGATTGCAACCCTGATCACCGCTAAAACCTCCGCCGATAAACTCACCGTGCGTTGGGACAGTACGGGCCAGCGCTTTATCGTCGAAGCGGATCAAGCCGGCGCAAGTCGCACATTAAGTTTAATGAACAGCGATGGCCAGCCGCTGACGGTAAGTAGCTCGCCCTCTTATTTGGGCACTCTACTCAAATTGGATAGCGCGGATGCCTATTCAGTCGCCGGCACCGATGCCGTCACCCTTGAAGCACAATCTCTCACCGAAGCGCTCTCACAGCTTGAGGCCCGCTTTAATCACTGGTATGCCCTTAACATTCTTCACCCCTTAACTGATGTCCAAATCAAAGAGGTCGCCAATTGGGTGCTCGCTGCCGATAAAAAGATTTTGGGGTTGACGACTTCTAACCCTCAGCACCTAGAACCCAGTTTTTTAAATGTATTTAAGCAGTTGGCCGATCAGAAGAATGAACGCGTCGTCGCTTTGTATGACAAAGATAATCCCCATGAGGTCTTAAGCTGGCTCGCGCGTGCTTTATCGGTGAACTTCGCTGGGAATAACACGACGATCACGATGAAGTTCAAGCAACTGCCTGGCGTCACCCCGCATCCGTTAACGCTCACTGAAGCCAATCAATGCAAAGCCTTAGGGATCAATTACTACACCTACTTTGATGAAACTGCGATGGTCGCCGAAGGGACGGTATTAGGCGGGCGCTTCTTTGATGAGGTGCACAGCCTCGATTGGTTCGTCGATGCCGTGCAAAAAGAAGTCGTCGCCACATTACACCGCAGTCCGACCAAGATCCCTCTGACGGATGCAGGCACGCATCAGCTCTTAGCTGCGGTCGAAAAAGTCTGCCGTGAGGGCGTACATAATGGCGCGTTTGCCGCAGGCGTGTGGCGGGGCGATCCGTTTGGGCATTGTCACACCGGCGAGCGGCTTGAAGAAGGCTTTTATGTCTGGGTCGATACCGTTGATCGCCTCTCCAGCAGCGACCGTGAAGCCCGTAAAGCGCCCCCGATTCAAGTGGCGCTCAAACTCGCCGGCGCGATTCATGCCGCTGACATTCTCATTAATTTTGATCGTTAA
- a CDS encoding phage tail assembly chaperone, with protein MNPHQFELDSITYRMTPANAMAGWTALKQAGKLLEGIKVSPDSQGEIEIGTLLAHLGSPQVAEIERLIYEHTTVQANQDKPFRLAHQLEVHFNQHRSHLIRILLEGCKVQFADFFKGGAWNSLSALMPTPVQT; from the coding sequence ATGAACCCGCATCAATTTGAACTAGATAGCATCACCTATCGCATGACGCCCGCGAATGCGATGGCTGGCTGGACCGCTTTAAAGCAAGCGGGCAAATTACTTGAAGGGATTAAGGTTTCGCCGGATAGTCAGGGCGAGATCGAAATCGGCACGCTTTTAGCCCATTTAGGCAGCCCGCAAGTCGCTGAGATCGAACGTCTAATTTACGAACATACGACTGTTCAAGCCAATCAAGATAAACCCTTTCGCCTAGCCCATCAGCTTGAAGTTCACTTTAATCAACATCGCTCGCACCTCATTCGCATTTTGCTGGAAGGCTGTAAGGTGCAATTCGCTGATTTTTTCAAAGGGGGTGCTTGGAACAGTCTAAGCGCCCTCATGCCCACTCCGGTTCAGACCTAA
- a CDS encoding phage neck terminator protein gives MATTTQQQFDMKGLRSLLREVLSLPNGAVRPSYQAGPSGTEPCVIVSVLTSVEIGTTRQAFDGTREIERLSTARLTTISIEAFGNNAYALMQTLTTLLQASSTQAMMRNRLNAGLVTLSPLRDLTIVMGAGTEERAQFDATFSHSDCVEIDLKRIEHASVLTHSNI, from the coding sequence ATGGCTACTACGACGCAACAGCAGTTCGACATGAAGGGACTGCGCAGCCTACTGCGCGAGGTTTTGTCGTTACCTAATGGCGCGGTACGACCGAGCTATCAGGCTGGACCCTCCGGCACTGAACCCTGTGTGATTGTTTCTGTGCTGACTTCGGTTGAAATCGGCACCACCCGACAAGCGTTTGATGGCACACGTGAAATCGAGCGCTTAAGCACCGCACGGCTCACCACCATATCGATTGAAGCCTTTGGCAATAATGCCTACGCGCTAATGCAAACACTCACGACGCTGTTACAGGCCAGCTCGACGCAAGCCATGATGCGCAATCGCCTCAACGCCGGTTTAGTTACCCTCTCGCCGTTACGCGATTTAACCATAGTGATGGGCGCAGGAACTGAGGAACGCGCTCAGTTTGACGCCACTTTCTCGCACTCTGATTGCGTTGAGATCGATTTAAAACGAATTGAGCACGCCTCCGTTCTGACGCACTCAAACATTTAA
- a CDS encoding phage structural protein, which produces MSTTFSPREVSVLINGVRLSDWSDGNDVIQAKLNADAGSYTMGANGTGVFIANPDQSGTLTLKIKQHSPDNHYLDRLFKQQRSTLKTFTPMTLSIVDLLNDDKVSGLNGYFTTSPDYTRGMGHNAVTWTLVFEQLTITLEKGLAHS; this is translated from the coding sequence ATGAGCACTACTTTTAGTCCCCGCGAGGTCTCTGTTTTAATTAATGGCGTGCGCCTCTCCGATTGGAGCGACGGCAACGATGTGATTCAGGCGAAATTGAATGCCGATGCTGGCAGCTACACGATGGGCGCGAATGGCACCGGGGTTTTTATTGCGAATCCCGATCAATCCGGCACGCTCACCCTCAAAATCAAGCAACATAGCCCCGATAACCATTATTTAGATCGTTTATTCAAGCAGCAGCGTTCGACCCTTAAAACCTTCACGCCGATGACGCTCTCGATTGTCGATCTACTCAATGATGACAAAGTCAGCGGCCTCAATGGCTATTTCACGACGTCCCCTGACTATACGCGAGGCATGGGCCATAACGCCGTGACCTGGACGCTGGTGTTTGAACAGCTCACGATTACTCTAGAAAAAGGATTGGCTCACTCATGA
- a CDS encoding phage baseplate protein, whose protein sequence is MTISVLHRRIGTVTLDATLAEQHQSVLRISENPIESGALIADHAALEPKQITITGIVTDYQPPITYPTGMNRAFLRKSPDFFNQLPLPTEVKSVTMQAASRMQRELGSAHTLQQSIANTLEQTRPLVPWLPAWSGIDSSTTQERVQQVYDALLELQRSIEPIEILTGAKLYSNMLLQSISLNQMQDGIAEFTITCREILIVSTQSIAGIQRQSGRARKQAAAKTQKGKVQLQPADKKKSLLKHLLG, encoded by the coding sequence ATGACGATCTCGGTGCTGCACCGCCGCATCGGCACCGTCACGCTCGATGCAACGCTCGCTGAGCAACATCAGTCGGTGTTACGCATTTCTGAAAACCCGATTGAATCCGGTGCGCTGATTGCCGATCATGCGGCGCTGGAGCCAAAACAAATTACGATCACAGGCATTGTCACCGATTACCAGCCACCGATCACCTACCCCACAGGAATGAATCGCGCATTTTTGCGCAAAAGTCCCGACTTCTTTAATCAGCTCCCTTTGCCAACTGAAGTCAAGTCGGTCACGATGCAAGCCGCCTCGCGGATGCAGCGCGAACTCGGTTCTGCACACACCCTTCAGCAGTCAATCGCAAATACCCTAGAGCAAACCCGCCCTCTCGTTCCCTGGTTGCCAGCCTGGAGCGGAATCGATTCCAGCACAACGCAAGAACGCGTGCAGCAGGTCTATGATGCCCTACTGGAATTACAACGGTCCATTGAGCCGATCGAGATTCTAACGGGCGCTAAGCTGTATTCCAATATGCTCCTCCAGTCCATCAGCCTGAATCAGATGCAAGATGGCATCGCTGAATTCACGATCACCTGTCGGGAGATTTTAATCGTATCGACACAATCGATCGCCGGCATTCAGCGCCAATCTGGCCGCGCCCGCAAGCAAGCCGCCGCTAAAACGCAAAAAGGCAAAGTGCAACTCCAGCCCGCCGATAAAAAGAAGTCTTTGCTGAAGCATCTATTGGGCTAA
- a CDS encoding DUF4054 domain-containing protein: protein MAITPADVKARFPVLDAVEEAQLQLLIDDTRPFFNIDRWGAFYPRGACLLVAHFWSMQQKVDKGETAPVYAVTARKAGEVQLSYASPSPLEMQDAWLAATSYGQQYLSLRKQVGFGALVV, encoded by the coding sequence ATGGCTATTACGCCCGCTGACGTTAAAGCGCGCTTTCCTGTACTCGATGCCGTGGAGGAGGCGCAGCTTCAACTCCTGATTGACGATACGCGCCCCTTCTTTAATATCGATCGCTGGGGCGCGTTTTATCCAAGGGGGGCCTGTCTATTGGTCGCCCATTTCTGGAGCATGCAGCAGAAAGTAGACAAGGGCGAAACGGCTCCGGTTTATGCTGTGACTGCGCGTAAAGCCGGCGAGGTTCAGCTTAGCTATGCGTCCCCTAGCCCGCTAGAAATGCAAGATGCCTGGCTTGCGGCCACCAGCTACGGTCAACAATATCTTAGCTTACGCAAGCAGGTGGGCTTCGGTGCGCTCGTGGTGTGA